A region of Aquarana catesbeiana isolate 2022-GZ linkage group LG08, ASM4218655v1, whole genome shotgun sequence DNA encodes the following proteins:
- the LOC141106535 gene encoding uncharacterized protein isoform X2, whose amino-acid sequence MTSPCRRTAERRRRLVAVESGRGVQYGDGTLTNNTLEIFHSPVKKMEDKGDNDISLCEDDLSNKLKVRKRRSARRTSRMSASVGRESTFRTNITAPSDQTKTSNPDSCEEENLDGHDGFSAQQKNIWVKEEHVSSGEEDLSWKEEEHVSSREADTSGKVEEDVSSREEGTSSGANDLGNTETFLVQDSPDTQHKQKQDVLKLGRSKEISEDLRKQVVEAHKSGKGYKRIAKNLNLHLSTVRKIIYKWKKFSTVATLPRSGRPTKIGAKARNTILKHIRDNTTVTAKDLKASLALDNINVHESTIRKTLSKWCSWDFTMEEDTALQQE is encoded by the exons ATGACATCACCCTGTAGAAGGACGGCAGAGAGAAGGAGGAGACTGGTAGCGGTGGAATCAGGTAGAGGAGTGCAgtatgggg aTGGAACTTTAACCAATAACACATTGGAGATATTTCACAGTCCCGTCAAAAAGATGGAGGATAAAGGTGACAATGACATCAGTCTCTGTGAAGATGATCTTAGTAATAAGCTAAAAGTGCGGAAAAGGCGGTCTGCTCGCAGGACGTCTCGCATGTCTGCATCTGTTGGAAGAGAATCCACCTTCCGTACCAACATTACTGCACCCAGTGACCAGACAAAAACCTCAAATCCTGACTCTTGCGAGGAGGAAAATTTAGATGGACATGATGGATTTTCAGCCCAACAGAAAAACATTTGGGTGAAAGAAGAACATGTGTCCTCAGGGGAAGAAGACCTATCCTGGAAAGAAGAAGAACATGTGTCCTCCAGGGAAGCAGACACATCTGGGAAAGTAGAAGAAGATGTGTCCTCCAGAGAAGAAGGTACATCTTCTGGGGCAAATGATCTGGGGAACACTGAGACTTTTCTAGTTCAAGACTCTCCTGATACTCAGCATAAACAGAAACAGGATGTGTTGAAGTTAGGCCGATCCAAAGAGATATCGGAGGACCTCAGGAAACAAGTTGTTGAAGCTCATAAGAGTGGAAAGGGTTACAAAAGGATTGCCAAAAACTTGAATCTGCATCTGTCCACAGTCAGAAAGATTATTTACAAATGGAAAAAATTCAGCACAGTCGCCACTCTCCCTAGGAGCGGGCGTCCTACAAAGATCGGTGCAAAGGCACGCAACACAATCCTCAAACATATAAGGGACAACACTACGGTGACGGCAAAGGACCTGAAGGCATCTCTGGCACTTGATAATATAAATGTTCATGAGTCTACTATAAGGAAAACTCTGAGCAAGTGGTGTTCATGGGACTTTACTATGGAGGAGGACACTGCTCTCCAACAAGAATAA
- the LOC141106538 gene encoding uncharacterized protein, translating into MEDKSDNDGSVCEDGLRNKRNVRKRRSTRKASAGRETTSRTTIIATGHHTKTSNSDSCEDENLDGHDGFLAKQFNIKVKEEVSSGEEDTYGKGEHESYREVDTSGKEERHVSSRESDISGKREEHVSSGEEDATSGDKDLGNIKTVLVQNSPVTQRKQKRRTSKFGVVRSKEISEDLRKQVVEAHKSGKGYKKIAKDLDMNLSTVKGIISKWKKFSTVVTLPRSGRPTKISAQARNTILKHMRDNTRVTAKDLKASLALANINVHESTIRKTLNKWCSRDFTMEEDTAVQQE; encoded by the coding sequence ATGGAGGATAAAAGTGATAATGATGGCAGTGTCTGTGAAGATGGTCTTCGTAATAAGCGGAATGTGAGGAAAAGGCGTTCTACTAGGAAAGCATCTGCTGGAAGAGAAACCACCTCCCGTACCACCATTATTGCAACTGGTCACCACACAAAAACCTCAAATTCTGACTCTTGTGAGGATGAAAATTTAGATGGCCACGATGGATTTTTGGCCAAACAGTTTAACATCAAGGTGAAAGAAGAAGTGTCCTCTGGAGAAGAAGACACTTATGGGAAAGGAGAACATGAGTCCTACAGGGAAGTAGACACATCAGGGAAAGAAGAAAGACATGTGTCCTCCAGGGAATCGGATATATCTGGGAAAAGAGAAGAACATGTGTCCTCCGGAGAAGAAGACGCAACTTCTGGGGATAAAGATCTGGGGAATATAAAGACTGTTCTCGTTCAAAACTCTCCTGTTACTCAGCGTAAACAGAAACGCCGCACTTCGAAGTTTGGCGTAGTCCGATCCAAAGAGATCTCAGAGGACCTCCGGAAACAAGTTGTTGAAGCTCATAAGAGTGGTAAAGGTTACAAAAAGATTGCCAAAGACTTGGATATGAATCTGTCCACAGTCAAAGGGATCATTTCCAAATGGAAAAAATTCAGCACGGTCGTCACTCTCCCTAGGAGCGGGCGTCCTACAAAGATCAGCGCACAGGCACGCAACACAATCCTCAAACACATGAGGGACAACACTAGGGTGACAGCAAAAGACCTGAAGGCATCTCTGGCACTTGCTAACATCAACGTTCATGAGTCTACTATTAGGAAAACGCTGAACAAGTGGTGTTCAAGGGACTTTACCATGGAGGAGGACACTGCTGTTCAACAAGAATAA
- the LOC141106535 gene encoding uncharacterized protein isoform X1, producing the protein MCTSGRGGTRLMTSPCRRTAERRRRLVAVESDGTLTNNTLEIFHSPVKKMEDKGDNDISLCEDDLSNKLKVRKRRSARRTSRMSASVGRESTFRTNITAPSDQTKTSNPDSCEEENLDGHDGFSAQQKNIWVKEEHVSSGEEDLSWKEEEHVSSREADTSGKVEEDVSSREEGTSSGANDLGNTETFLVQDSPDTQHKQKQDVLKLGRSKEISEDLRKQVVEAHKSGKGYKRIAKNLNLHLSTVRKIIYKWKKFSTVATLPRSGRPTKIGAKARNTILKHIRDNTTVTAKDLKASLALDNINVHESTIRKTLSKWCSWDFTMEEDTALQQE; encoded by the exons ATGTGCACCTCCGGAAGGGGCGGGACCAGGTTAATGACATCACCCTGTAGAAGGACGGCAGAGAGAAGGAGGAGACTGGTAGCGGTGGAATCAG aTGGAACTTTAACCAATAACACATTGGAGATATTTCACAGTCCCGTCAAAAAGATGGAGGATAAAGGTGACAATGACATCAGTCTCTGTGAAGATGATCTTAGTAATAAGCTAAAAGTGCGGAAAAGGCGGTCTGCTCGCAGGACGTCTCGCATGTCTGCATCTGTTGGAAGAGAATCCACCTTCCGTACCAACATTACTGCACCCAGTGACCAGACAAAAACCTCAAATCCTGACTCTTGCGAGGAGGAAAATTTAGATGGACATGATGGATTTTCAGCCCAACAGAAAAACATTTGGGTGAAAGAAGAACATGTGTCCTCAGGGGAAGAAGACCTATCCTGGAAAGAAGAAGAACATGTGTCCTCCAGGGAAGCAGACACATCTGGGAAAGTAGAAGAAGATGTGTCCTCCAGAGAAGAAGGTACATCTTCTGGGGCAAATGATCTGGGGAACACTGAGACTTTTCTAGTTCAAGACTCTCCTGATACTCAGCATAAACAGAAACAGGATGTGTTGAAGTTAGGCCGATCCAAAGAGATATCGGAGGACCTCAGGAAACAAGTTGTTGAAGCTCATAAGAGTGGAAAGGGTTACAAAAGGATTGCCAAAAACTTGAATCTGCATCTGTCCACAGTCAGAAAGATTATTTACAAATGGAAAAAATTCAGCACAGTCGCCACTCTCCCTAGGAGCGGGCGTCCTACAAAGATCGGTGCAAAGGCACGCAACACAATCCTCAAACATATAAGGGACAACACTACGGTGACGGCAAAGGACCTGAAGGCATCTCTGGCACTTGATAATATAAATGTTCATGAGTCTACTATAAGGAAAACTCTGAGCAAGTGGTGTTCATGGGACTTTACTATGGAGGAGGACACTGCTCTCCAACAAGAATAA